A stretch of Leucobacter aridicollis DNA encodes these proteins:
- a CDS encoding lysophospholipid acyltransferase family protein, protein MTKTVKLRSQPGAEKRKPSMFWLLAGLILPVWSLMVRYRFTPKSKLPKSGPFILAPNHFSEIDPIAMGAAIWHLGRVPHFMAKESLFKVPVLGWMMRKSGQIPVERAGATRSTGLDNPMSSASKLIENQGGVIVYPEGTLTRDPDLWPMRGKSGAVRLALESGIPLIPAAHWGTQELMPRYGKSIRPFPRKTIEVAIGEPMDMSEFEGRHIDQKLINEATKKLMNEITALLEGLRDEKAPEERWDPAKHQQNETGRF, encoded by the coding sequence ATGACGAAAACGGTGAAGCTGCGAAGCCAGCCCGGGGCGGAGAAGCGCAAGCCCTCGATGTTTTGGCTGCTCGCGGGGCTCATTCTGCCCGTGTGGTCGCTGATGGTTCGCTACCGCTTTACGCCGAAGTCGAAGCTTCCGAAGTCCGGCCCGTTCATCCTCGCGCCGAACCATTTCAGTGAGATCGACCCCATCGCGATGGGCGCGGCGATCTGGCACCTGGGGCGCGTGCCCCACTTCATGGCCAAGGAGAGCCTGTTCAAGGTTCCCGTGCTCGGCTGGATGATGCGCAAGAGCGGCCAGATCCCCGTTGAACGCGCCGGTGCGACCCGTTCGACGGGACTCGACAACCCGATGAGCTCGGCGAGCAAGCTCATCGAGAACCAGGGCGGCGTGATCGTGTACCCCGAGGGGACGCTCACCCGCGATCCTGATCTGTGGCCGATGCGCGGCAAGAGCGGGGCCGTCCGGCTCGCGCTCGAGAGCGGTATCCCGCTCATCCCCGCGGCCCACTGGGGCACGCAGGAACTCATGCCGCGCTACGGCAAGTCCATTCGCCCGTTCCCGCGGAAGACCATCGAGGTCGCCATCGGCGAGCCGATGGACATGAGCGAGTTCGAGGGCCGGCACATCGACCAGAAGCTCATCAACGAGGCGACGAAGAAGCTCATGAACGAGATCACCGCGCTCCTCGAGGGCCTGCGGGACGAGAAGGCGCCGGAAGAGCGCTGGGATCCCGCGAAGCATCAGCAGAACGAGACGGGGCGTTTTTGA
- the murA gene encoding UDP-N-acetylglucosamine 1-carboxyvinyltransferase, which produces MIIKGGTPLKGRIEVRGAKNLATKAMVATLLGKTPSVLRNVPNISDVRVVAGLLALHGVLITKGEDADEWHFDPSNVEVAHKADIDAHAGSSRIPILFCGPLLHRLGEAFIPDLGGCRIGDRPIDFHLDALREFGAVVEKLPSGISLTAPNGLKGANIELPYPSVGATEQVLLTAVLAEGQTELRNAAIEPEIIDLICILQKMGAIISMEPNRVILIEGVDELRGYDHKAIFDRNEAASWAAAALATKGDIFVGGVRQEEMMTFLNAYRKVGGDFDVHDDGIRFWHPGGDLKPVTIETDVHPGFMTDWQQPLVVALTQANGTSTIHETVYENRFGFTDALNTMGANIVVHPNGLSEAGRRVKRREFEQAAVITGPTPLTAADVVVPDLRGGFSHLIAAMIAEGESKVSNIGIIARGYENFIEKLRLLGADFVFEA; this is translated from the coding sequence ATCATCATCAAGGGCGGTACTCCGCTGAAGGGCCGCATCGAGGTCCGCGGCGCGAAGAACCTCGCAACGAAGGCCATGGTGGCGACGCTCCTGGGGAAGACCCCGAGCGTGCTGCGCAACGTTCCGAACATCTCGGACGTGCGGGTCGTCGCCGGACTGCTCGCGCTGCACGGCGTGCTCATCACCAAGGGCGAGGACGCCGACGAGTGGCATTTCGACCCGTCGAACGTTGAGGTCGCCCACAAGGCCGACATCGACGCACACGCGGGGTCATCGCGCATTCCGATCCTGTTCTGCGGCCCGCTGCTTCACCGCCTCGGCGAGGCGTTCATCCCTGATCTCGGCGGCTGCCGGATCGGCGACCGCCCGATCGACTTCCACCTCGACGCGCTCCGCGAGTTCGGCGCCGTCGTCGAGAAGCTCCCGAGCGGCATCAGCCTGACCGCGCCGAACGGCCTGAAGGGTGCGAACATTGAGCTGCCCTACCCGTCTGTCGGCGCGACCGAGCAGGTGCTGCTGACCGCGGTGCTCGCTGAGGGCCAGACCGAGCTGCGCAACGCGGCGATCGAGCCGGAGATCATCGACCTCATCTGCATCCTGCAGAAGATGGGCGCGATCATCTCGATGGAGCCGAACCGCGTGATCCTCATCGAGGGCGTCGACGAGCTCCGCGGCTACGACCACAAGGCGATCTTCGACCGGAACGAGGCCGCGAGCTGGGCAGCAGCCGCGCTCGCGACCAAGGGCGATATCTTCGTCGGTGGCGTGCGTCAGGAAGAGATGATGACCTTCCTGAACGCGTACCGTAAGGTCGGCGGCGACTTCGACGTGCACGACGACGGGATCCGCTTCTGGCACCCGGGCGGCGACCTGAAGCCCGTCACGATCGAGACCGACGTGCACCCCGGCTTCATGACCGACTGGCAGCAGCCCCTCGTCGTCGCGCTCACGCAGGCGAACGGCACCTCGACGATCCACGAGACCGTCTACGAGAACCGCTTCGGGTTCACCGACGCGCTGAACACGATGGGCGCGAACATCGTCGTGCACCCGAACGGCCTGAGCGAGGCCGGTCGCCGCGTGAAGCGCCGCGAGTTCGAGCAGGCCGCGGTCATCACCGGGCCGACCCCGCTCACCGCGGCAGACGTCGTCGTCCCCGACCTGCGTGGCGGCTTTAGCCACCTCATCGCAGCAATGATCGCGGAGGGCGAGTCGAAGGTGTCGAACATCGGCATCATCGCGCGCGGGTACGAGAACTTCATTGAGAAGCTCCGCCTGCTCGGCGCCGACTTCGTCTTCGAGGCCTAG
- the leuD gene encoding 3-isopropylmalate dehydratase small subunit, producing MEKFTTLNATAVPLRRSNVDTDQIIPAVFLKRVTKTGFDDALFYHWRQDSEFVLNQPEYAGAEILIAGPDFGTGSSREHAVWALRDYGFKVVISARFADIFRGNSGKQGLLAAQVAEADVERLWAVVEADPATQVSVNLEDRTVTAGDLTVSFDIDDYTRWRLMEGLDDISLTLRNESAITEFEARRPGWMPTTLPATNA from the coding sequence ATGGAAAAGTTCACCACGCTGAACGCGACCGCAGTCCCGCTGCGCCGCTCGAACGTCGACACCGACCAGATCATCCCCGCGGTCTTCTTGAAGCGCGTCACGAAGACAGGGTTTGACGACGCGCTCTTCTATCACTGGCGCCAGGACTCCGAGTTCGTGCTGAACCAGCCCGAGTACGCGGGTGCCGAGATCCTGATCGCCGGCCCCGACTTCGGTACGGGCTCGTCCCGCGAGCACGCCGTCTGGGCGCTGCGCGACTACGGGTTCAAGGTCGTCATCTCGGCCCGCTTCGCCGACATCTTCCGCGGGAACTCGGGCAAACAGGGGCTCCTCGCAGCCCAGGTCGCCGAGGCCGACGTCGAGCGGCTGTGGGCCGTCGTCGAGGCGGACCCCGCGACGCAGGTCTCGGTGAACCTTGAGGACCGCACCGTGACGGCCGGCGACCTGACAGTCTCATTCGACATCGACGACTACACTCGGTGGCGGCTCATGGAGGGTCTCGACGACATCTCCCTGACACTACGCAACGAGTCCGCAATTACTGAGTTTGAGGCGCGTCGCCCGGGCTGGATGCCCACGACACTGCCCGCCACGAACGCCTAG
- the leuC gene encoding 3-isopropylmalate dehydratase large subunit has protein sequence MTDSKPRTLAEKLWDDHVVVKGEAGDPDLIYIDLHLIHEVTSPQAFDGLRVADRPLRRVDLMIATEDHNTPTLNITRQIEDPTSRVQIDTLRKNVEEFGVRSHPLGDKEQGIVHVVGPQLGLTMPGITVVCGDSHTSTHGAFGALAFGIGTSEVEHVMATQTLSLKPFKTMAINVEGELRPGVTAKDIILAVIAKIGTGGGQGYVLEYRGSAIRNLSMDGRMTICNMSIEAGARAGMIAPDEKTFEYVKGREAAPTGADWDAAVEYWKTLPTDEGAVFDAEVTIDASTLEPFVTWGTNPGQGVHLSETVPNPAEIADANERAAAERALEYMDLEAGTPMKEIKVDAVFMGSCTNARLDDLREFASIIKGKQKADGVRLMVVPGSARVRLEAEAEGIDKIVEEFGGEWRFAGCSMCLGMNPDQLEPGERCASTSNRNFEGRQGKGGRTHLVSPLVAAATAIRGTLSSPWDLQADAPEASANEKVEA, from the coding sequence ATGACTGATTCGAAGCCCCGTACGCTGGCCGAAAAACTCTGGGACGACCACGTTGTCGTGAAGGGGGAGGCGGGAGATCCCGATCTCATTTACATCGACCTGCACCTCATCCACGAGGTCACCAGCCCGCAGGCGTTTGACGGCCTGCGCGTCGCGGATCGCCCGCTGCGCCGGGTCGACCTGATGATCGCGACCGAGGATCACAACACCCCGACGCTGAACATCACCCGTCAGATCGAGGATCCGACGAGCCGCGTGCAGATCGACACGCTCCGCAAGAACGTCGAGGAGTTCGGCGTGCGCTCGCACCCGCTCGGTGACAAGGAGCAGGGCATCGTCCACGTCGTCGGGCCGCAGCTCGGACTCACCATGCCCGGCATCACCGTCGTGTGTGGCGACAGCCACACGTCGACGCACGGCGCCTTCGGTGCGCTCGCGTTCGGTATCGGCACGAGCGAGGTCGAGCACGTCATGGCGACGCAGACGCTGTCGCTGAAGCCGTTCAAGACCATGGCGATCAACGTCGAAGGCGAACTGCGCCCCGGCGTCACCGCGAAGGACATCATCCTCGCGGTCATCGCGAAGATCGGCACCGGCGGCGGCCAGGGCTACGTGCTGGAGTACCGCGGATCGGCGATCCGGAACCTGTCGATGGACGGGCGAATGACCATCTGCAATATGTCGATCGAGGCCGGCGCGCGCGCCGGCATGATCGCCCCCGACGAGAAGACGTTCGAGTACGTGAAGGGCCGCGAGGCGGCTCCGACTGGCGCGGACTGGGATGCAGCGGTCGAGTACTGGAAGACGCTGCCGACCGACGAGGGCGCCGTCTTCGACGCCGAGGTCACCATCGACGCGAGCACGCTCGAGCCGTTCGTAACCTGGGGGACCAACCCCGGCCAGGGCGTGCACCTGAGCGAGACCGTACCGAACCCCGCCGAGATCGCCGACGCCAACGAGCGAGCCGCCGCCGAGCGCGCGCTGGAGTACATGGACCTCGAAGCCGGAACTCCGATGAAGGAGATCAAGGTCGACGCGGTCTTCATGGGTTCCTGCACGAACGCCCGCCTCGACGACCTCCGCGAGTTTGCGAGCATCATCAAGGGCAAGCAGAAGGCCGACGGCGTGCGCCTGATGGTCGTGCCAGGGTCGGCGCGCGTTCGCCTCGAGGCCGAAGCCGAAGGAATCGACAAGATCGTCGAGGAGTTCGGCGGCGAGTGGCGCTTCGCGGGCTGCTCGATGTGCCTCGGCATGAACCCCGACCAGCTTGAGCCGGGGGAGCGCTGTGCGTCGACCTCGAACCGCAACTTCGAGGGCCGCCAGGGCAAGGGTGGGCGCACCCACCTCGTCTCGCCGCTCGTCGCCGCGGCGACCGCGATCCGCGGCACGCTGTCGAGCCCGTGGGACCTGCAGGCCGATGCGCCCGAAGCCAGCGCGAACGAGAAGGTGGAGGCGTAA
- a CDS encoding TerC family protein, which yields MTTALPLWFEVGSMVLLTVILIVDLLLIIKRPHVPSMREASLWVGFYVLLALLFAGAIYLLGDAQHATEFVAGWLTEYSLSIDNLFVFVLILGAFKVPSAYQQRALMIGIVLALIFRGIFILVGAAIIERFIAVFFIFGAWLIWTAWQQVKPGGHEDQGDSWLIRQVKKVMPFSDEYDGGKLRTTVDGKRMFTPFLLVLISLGATDLLFALDSIPAIFGITQSPFIVFTANVFALMGLRQLYFLLGGLLEKLPYLKYGIAAILAFIGVKLILHALHENELPFINGGNHVPVPEISTGTSLLFILAAMVISTVASVLKARQVAKATGETLHLGAAEPHQDGQHGTGTGTGTGTGTASGTGDSQHRAE from the coding sequence GTGACAACCGCCCTGCCTCTCTGGTTCGAAGTTGGATCGATGGTGTTGCTCACCGTGATCCTGATCGTCGACCTGCTGCTCATCATCAAGCGGCCCCACGTTCCATCGATGCGTGAAGCAAGCCTCTGGGTCGGCTTCTACGTGCTGCTCGCGCTGCTATTTGCCGGGGCGATCTACCTCCTCGGCGACGCGCAGCACGCGACGGAGTTCGTCGCCGGCTGGCTCACAGAGTACAGTCTGTCGATCGACAACCTGTTCGTGTTCGTCCTGATCCTCGGCGCCTTCAAGGTCCCGAGCGCCTACCAGCAGCGCGCCCTCATGATCGGCATTGTGCTCGCGCTCATCTTCCGCGGCATCTTCATCCTCGTCGGCGCCGCGATCATCGAGCGCTTCATCGCGGTCTTCTTCATCTTCGGTGCGTGGCTCATCTGGACCGCGTGGCAGCAGGTCAAGCCCGGCGGGCACGAGGACCAGGGCGACAGCTGGCTGATCCGCCAGGTGAAGAAGGTCATGCCGTTCAGCGACGAGTACGACGGCGGCAAGCTCCGCACCACCGTCGACGGTAAGCGGATGTTCACCCCGTTCCTGCTCGTCCTCATCTCGCTCGGCGCGACGGACCTGCTGTTCGCCCTCGACTCAATCCCCGCGATCTTCGGCATCACGCAGAGCCCGTTCATCGTCTTCACCGCGAACGTGTTCGCGCTCATGGGTCTGCGCCAGCTGTACTTCCTCCTCGGCGGGCTCCTCGAAAAGCTGCCGTACCTCAAGTACGGCATCGCAGCGATCCTCGCGTTCATCGGGGTCAAGCTGATCCTGCACGCGCTGCACGAGAACGAGCTGCCGTTCATCAATGGCGGCAACCACGTCCCTGTGCCTGAGATCAGCACCGGCACCTCGCTCCTGTTCATCCTCGCCGCGATGGTCATCTCGACCGTTGCGAGCGTGCTGAAGGCTCGCCAGGTTGCGAAGGCAACCGGCGAGACGCTGCACCTCGGCGCCGCCGAGCCGCACCAGGACGGTCAGCACGGCACCGGCACCGGTACCGGTACCGGTACCGGTACCGCAAGCGGCACCGGCGACAGCCAGCACAGGGCGGAGTAG
- a CDS encoding TIGR00645 family protein yields MNDRSMPPIQRSTDRGPGAASRTLAAFIFASRWLQAPLYLGLIIAQGVYVVLFFVELWHLFENVIISGKITETDVMLSVLALIDIVMIANLLIMVIIGGYETFVSKIRVEGHHDEPEWLSHVNTNLLKVKLAVSIISISSIHLLKTFIEVGRMEDGLVMGPNGKVIYSNDGVFWEVMIHLAFIVSALALAWIDKMAQHHPAVQRDEVTAGAIEAQLSGADAASPAMSTPTTAAPATAAPAPAAPATATPLTAHADGFVTVRVPAGTELPAGAEIVDGQRP; encoded by the coding sequence GTGAACGACCGCTCGATGCCCCCGATCCAGCGCAGTACTGATCGTGGCCCCGGCGCCGCGTCTCGCACGCTTGCAGCGTTCATCTTCGCGAGCCGCTGGCTGCAGGCACCGCTGTACCTCGGACTGATCATCGCTCAGGGTGTCTACGTCGTGCTGTTCTTCGTCGAGCTGTGGCACCTGTTCGAGAACGTCATCATTTCGGGGAAGATCACCGAGACCGACGTGATGCTGTCTGTGCTCGCGCTCATCGACATCGTCATGATTGCGAACCTCCTCATCATGGTCATCATCGGCGGATACGAGACGTTCGTGTCGAAGATTCGCGTGGAGGGCCACCACGACGAGCCTGAGTGGCTCTCGCACGTGAACACGAACCTGCTGAAGGTGAAGCTCGCGGTCTCGATCATTTCGATTTCGTCGATCCACCTCCTCAAGACGTTCATCGAGGTGGGGCGCATGGAAGACGGCCTCGTCATGGGCCCCAACGGCAAGGTGATCTACTCGAACGATGGCGTGTTCTGGGAGGTCATGATCCACCTCGCCTTCATCGTCTCGGCTCTGGCGCTGGCCTGGATCGACAAGATGGCTCAGCACCACCCCGCGGTGCAGCGCGACGAGGTCACCGCCGGTGCGATCGAGGCGCAGCTCTCGGGCGCGGATGCCGCGTCACCGGCAATGTCAACACCCACGACGGCAGCACCTGCAACGGCTGCGCCTGCACCGGCGGCACCTGCGACGGCAACGCCTCTGACCGCGCATGCCGATGGCTTCGTGACCGTGCGCGTCCCTGCCGGCACTGAGCTTCCTGCTGGCGCCGAAATTGTTGACGGCCAGCGTCCCTAA
- a CDS encoding HNH endonuclease signature motif containing protein codes for MQSNGRFSKLQLVEIENAISSIEKQETKKRRLEAEQLAALASALQRVFGRGRPRPESADRELAYRSLRLEVATALNDSEHNAERLLSVAYLSRECFATSLEALHAGHISSGHLRVIIDEGSPLSASEDTDEAERRRCYEREVITFAREETPNRLRPIARRIAAAYSQETLAERHEAALKRRCIRIVALDDGMADLIAHLPAEDAYAIKDRVAAIAKRTITVSGGAMVPSFGKQSPAPTTDVAASGVAPAHEAPNVDRRSRDEVRADVFRDLLLGRTFDPALVDVDVDVDADADAGSGSGAEAGAGADAGTKRGNNPHEWDQVRAHVQVVIPAHGVPELVGYGPIDTATAAGLAAGARAWERVSVDDAGRVIAVDRYRPSAEMTRLLIARDLHCRAPGCRVPAIRCDVDHTVDAALGGPTSTTNLAHLCRGHHTVKHHTDWEVTQEPGGVVKWTSPTGREYRDKPPSRVRFRRTSDEPTARGKRAESGSTATQGTPVSHHDEF; via the coding sequence ATGCAATCAAATGGGCGATTTTCCAAACTTCAGCTGGTCGAGATCGAGAACGCTATTAGCTCGATTGAGAAGCAAGAAACCAAGAAGCGGCGCCTCGAGGCGGAGCAGTTGGCCGCACTCGCGAGCGCCTTGCAGCGTGTGTTCGGGCGCGGTCGACCGCGGCCAGAATCTGCGGATCGAGAGCTCGCCTACCGATCTCTCAGGCTCGAGGTCGCGACCGCGCTGAATGATAGCGAGCATAACGCTGAGCGGCTGTTGTCGGTCGCGTACTTGTCGCGGGAGTGCTTTGCCACCTCTCTCGAGGCGTTGCATGCGGGGCATATATCGTCCGGCCATCTGCGGGTGATCATCGACGAGGGGTCGCCGCTCTCGGCGAGCGAGGACACTGACGAAGCAGAACGCAGACGATGCTACGAGCGTGAGGTGATCACGTTCGCGCGTGAGGAGACACCGAACAGGCTGCGGCCTATTGCTCGCAGGATCGCGGCCGCATACTCCCAGGAAACGTTGGCGGAACGGCATGAGGCAGCGCTCAAGCGGCGGTGTATCCGCATCGTCGCGCTCGATGACGGAATGGCCGATCTCATCGCGCATCTGCCCGCTGAGGACGCCTACGCAATCAAGGATCGGGTCGCCGCGATCGCCAAACGGACGATCACGGTATCCGGTGGGGCGATGGTGCCATCCTTCGGAAAGCAGTCGCCGGCTCCGACGACGGATGTCGCGGCCAGTGGGGTTGCGCCTGCGCATGAGGCTCCGAACGTCGATCGGCGTTCGCGCGACGAGGTTCGAGCTGACGTGTTCCGTGACTTGCTGCTCGGGCGCACCTTCGACCCTGCCCTCGTCGACGTCGACGTCGACGTCGACGCCGACGCCGACGCGGGCTCAGGGTCGGGCGCCGAGGCGGGCGCGGGCGCCGACGCCGGCACGAAGCGGGGCAACAATCCACACGAGTGGGATCAGGTGCGCGCCCACGTGCAGGTCGTCATCCCGGCCCACGGCGTCCCCGAGCTCGTCGGATACGGGCCGATCGACACCGCGACGGCTGCCGGTCTCGCCGCGGGAGCGCGGGCGTGGGAACGCGTCTCAGTTGATGATGCAGGCCGAGTGATTGCCGTCGATCGGTACAGGCCATCCGCGGAAATGACTCGTTTGCTCATCGCCCGCGATCTGCACTGCCGCGCCCCAGGCTGCCGCGTACCAGCCATCCGATGCGACGTGGACCATACGGTAGACGCGGCGCTCGGAGGGCCCACCTCAACAACAAACCTGGCCCACCTGTGTCGCGGGCATCACACCGTCAAGCACCACACGGACTGGGAAGTCACCCAGGAGCCCGGTGGCGTGGTGAAGTGGACGAGCCCAACGGGTCGTGAGTATCGGGACAAGCCGCCGAGCAGAGTCAGATTCCGCAGAACGAGCGATGAACCCACAGCGCGCGGAAAGCGAGCCGAAAGCGGATCGACCGCCACCCAGGGCACCCCAGTTTCGCACCACGACGAGTTCTAG
- a CDS encoding NAD(P)/FAD-dependent oxidoreductase, producing MINGKVSHWWQQVGVPAARPELPGALAADVAIVGAGFTGLWTAYYLKRERPELRVVIIEQRHAGYGASGRNGGWLTNAITGGREQYVAAHGRDAAERFQLAMNATVDEVIRVAAAEGIDADIQKGGEFNVAYTPAQEVRIRAFAESEQTWRSTDLQLLEAAEATAKINVANTRAAVWHPHSARIQPAKLVKGLAEAVERLGVEIYENTRAVEIAPGSVRTTHGVVTADVVVRATEGFTAGLKGLKRLWLPMNSSLIATEPLDAAVWEELRWDQGEVLGDFAHVYMYAQRTADDRIAIGGRGVPYKWGSGVDLDGETPAETAKTLAAIMHRFFPATAGAEIEHLWSGVLGVPRDWAATVGLDRATGLAWAGGYVGTGVTTTNLAGRTLTDLILGNETQLTELPWVGHRVRKWEPEPLRWIATKGLYAAYGVADAAEDRGRRTTSPIATIADVVTGRG from the coding sequence ATGATTAACGGCAAGGTATCTCACTGGTGGCAACAAGTGGGGGTGCCGGCAGCCCGCCCAGAACTCCCCGGTGCGCTCGCCGCAGACGTTGCGATCGTCGGTGCGGGCTTCACCGGGCTGTGGACCGCGTACTACCTCAAGCGGGAGCGTCCCGAGCTGCGGGTCGTCATTATTGAGCAGCGTCATGCGGGCTATGGCGCCTCCGGACGAAACGGAGGCTGGCTGACGAACGCCATCACGGGCGGCCGTGAGCAGTACGTCGCCGCGCATGGGCGTGACGCTGCCGAACGCTTCCAGCTCGCGATGAATGCGACGGTGGATGAAGTGATCCGAGTCGCCGCAGCCGAGGGCATCGACGCCGACATTCAGAAGGGCGGCGAGTTCAACGTCGCCTACACGCCGGCCCAGGAGGTCAGGATCCGCGCGTTTGCGGAATCCGAGCAGACGTGGCGGTCGACGGACCTGCAATTGCTTGAGGCAGCCGAAGCCACCGCAAAGATCAACGTCGCGAACACGCGTGCGGCGGTCTGGCATCCCCACTCGGCGCGGATCCAGCCCGCGAAACTCGTCAAGGGCCTTGCTGAGGCCGTCGAGCGGTTGGGCGTTGAGATCTACGAGAACACCCGCGCGGTCGAAATCGCCCCTGGCAGCGTACGGACGACGCACGGGGTCGTCACGGCCGATGTGGTCGTGCGCGCGACCGAGGGGTTCACCGCCGGGCTCAAAGGGCTGAAGCGTCTCTGGCTACCGATGAATTCGTCGCTCATCGCGACCGAACCGCTCGACGCCGCGGTATGGGAGGAACTCCGGTGGGATCAGGGCGAGGTGCTCGGCGACTTCGCACACGTCTACATGTACGCGCAACGGACCGCGGACGACCGCATCGCGATCGGGGGCCGGGGCGTGCCGTACAAGTGGGGATCGGGCGTGGATCTCGACGGCGAGACCCCCGCGGAGACAGCGAAGACCCTTGCTGCGATCATGCATAGATTCTTCCCGGCGACGGCCGGCGCGGAGATTGAACACCTGTGGTCGGGAGTGCTCGGGGTGCCGCGCGACTGGGCCGCCACGGTCGGTCTGGATCGGGCGACGGGCCTCGCATGGGCCGGTGGCTATGTCGGCACCGGCGTCACCACGACGAACCTCGCCGGACGGACCCTGACGGATCTCATTCTGGGCAACGAGACACAACTCACGGAGCTTCCATGGGTCGGCCACCGGGTGCGTAAGTGGGAGCCGGAACCGCTGCGGTGGATCGCCACTAAGGGGCTGTACGCGGCGTATGGGGTCGCTGACGCGGCGGAGGATCGGGGACGGCGCACCACTTCGCCCATTGCTACGATCGCGGACGTCGTCACCGGGCGGGGCTAG
- a CDS encoding ClpP family protease yields MSESSKPPLFTDQYRRELFERRVLVLDGELDDDNGVLLASQLVSLSAADPVTDIALWIHSPGGSVPAMLAIRDLIRIIPNDVSTLALGIAYSAGQFLLTSGTRGKRMALPHSRILMHQGSAGIGGTTIDVELQAAHLRHTRDTVLGLTSADTGQPLDRVFEDSLHDHWFTATEGVEYGFIDGIVESFDAIMPHTAAQAGFTTGASSAADANPHRNTATDTATTTATDQTQGDAR; encoded by the coding sequence ATGAGCGAATCATCCAAGCCTCCCCTGTTCACCGACCAATACCGGCGCGAACTCTTCGAGCGTCGCGTGCTCGTGCTCGACGGCGAGCTCGACGACGATAACGGCGTGCTGCTCGCGAGCCAGCTCGTTTCGCTCTCCGCCGCCGATCCCGTCACCGACATCGCGCTGTGGATCCACTCGCCCGGTGGCTCCGTGCCCGCGATGCTGGCGATCCGTGACCTGATCCGGATCATTCCCAACGACGTATCGACGCTCGCGCTCGGGATCGCCTACAGCGCGGGCCAGTTCCTGCTGACCTCCGGGACCCGCGGCAAGCGCATGGCGCTGCCCCATTCCCGCATTCTCATGCACCAGGGATCGGCGGGGATCGGCGGTACGACGATCGACGTCGAACTCCAGGCGGCCCACCTGCGGCACACACGCGACACCGTTCTCGGCCTCACAAGCGCGGACACTGGCCAGCCGCTCGACCGGGTCTTCGAGGACTCCCTTCACGACCACTGGTTCACCGCGACCGAGGGCGTCGAGTACGGGTTCATCGACGGCATCGTCGAGTCGTTCGACGCGATCATGCCGCACACCGCGGCGCAGGCAGGATTCACGACGGGTGCCAGCAGCGCCGCCGACGCAAATCCGCACAGGAACACAGCCACAGACACAGCCACAACCACAGCCACCGACCAGACGCAGGGGGACGCACGATGA
- a CDS encoding ClpP family protease, with translation MSETYTIPSVVSQSPRGDRIMDVYSHLLSERIVYLGTPIDAGVANAIIAQLLYLDATGADSDINVYINCAGGDPSAMLAIYDTMRYVKASIATTCVGQAVGVGAVLLAAGAAGKRMALPHTRVILHQPSNEGRRGTIPDLILQADEAVRLRTDLESVLAVHTGQPVEKLRRDTDHDRVFTASEALNYGLIDHVIVEK, from the coding sequence ATGAGCGAGACCTACACGATTCCGAGCGTCGTCTCACAGAGCCCGCGCGGCGATCGCATCATGGACGTCTACTCGCACCTCCTCAGCGAGCGGATCGTATACCTGGGCACGCCCATCGACGCGGGGGTTGCGAACGCGATCATCGCGCAGTTGCTGTATCTCGACGCGACGGGCGCCGACTCAGACATCAACGTGTACATCAACTGCGCTGGCGGCGACCCGAGCGCGATGCTCGCGATCTATGACACCATGCGTTACGTCAAGGCAAGCATCGCGACGACGTGCGTGGGTCAGGCCGTTGGCGTGGGCGCGGTGCTCCTTGCCGCAGGGGCTGCGGGAAAGCGCATGGCGCTGCCGCACACCCGCGTGATTCTCCACCAGCCCAGCAACGAGGGCAGGCGCGGCACGATCCCCGACCTCATCCTGCAGGCGGACGAGGCCGTGCGGCTCCGCACCGACCTGGAATCTGTGCTCGCGGTGCACACCGGGCAGCCTGTCGAGAAGCTGCGGCGGGACACCGATCACGACCGCGTCTTCACCGCCTCCGAAGCGCTTAACTACGGCCTCATCGATCACGTCATCGTCGAGAAGTAG